Proteins found in one Cyprinus carpio isolate SPL01 unplaced genomic scaffold, ASM1834038v1 S000006459, whole genome shotgun sequence genomic segment:
- the LOC109101955 gene encoding F-box/LRR-repeat protein 3-like: MKRGQKGGDDAEEGPGAPELCKRLRQDDSEDGAVDWRLLPEEILLQIFQYLPLLDRAFASQVCRGWNQTFHTPELWRCFEFELNQPASSYLKATHPDLIKQIIKRHSNHLQYVSFKVRLPAEFDVAACDILSQLVNCSLKTLGLISTARPSFMELPKSHFISALTVVFVNSKSLSSLKIDDKPVDDPSLKVLVANNSDTLKLLKMSSCPHVSPAGILCVADQCHGLRELALNYHLLSDELLLALSSERHVHLEHLRIDVVSENPGQQFHSIKKSSWDAMVRHSPKFNLVMYFFLYENEFGPFFGDEVPVTHLYFGRSVSKEVLGRVGLTCPRLVELVVCANGLRPLDEELIRIAERCRQLSAIGLGECEVSCSAFVEFVKMCGGRLTQLSIMEEVLVPDSKYGPDDIHWEVSKHLGRVWFPDMMPTW; the protein is encoded by the exons ATGAAAAGAGGCCAGAAGGGAGGTGATGATGCAGAGGAGGGCCCCGGGGCCCCTGAGCTCTGTAAGCGGCTCCGGCAGGACGACTCTGAGGACGGGGCGGTGGACTGGAGGCTGCTGCCCGAGGAGATCCTGCTGCAGATCTTCCAGTACCTGCCTCTGCTGGACCGGGCCTTCGCCTCGCAGGTGTGCCGCGGCTGGAACCAGACCTTCCACACGCCTGAGCTCTGGAGGTGCTTCGAGTTCGAGCTCAACCAGCCCGCCAGCTCCTACCTGAAGGCCACGCACCCCGACCTGATCAAGCAGATCATCAAACGCCACTCCAACCACCTGCAGTACGTCAGCTTCAAGGTGAGACTGCC AGCTGAATTTGATGTGGCGGCGTGTGACATCCTCTCTCAGCTGGTCAACTGCTCTCTGAAGACGCTCGGCCTGATCTCCACCGCACGACCCTCCTTCATGGAGCTGCCCAAa TCTCACTTCATCTCGGCGCTGACGGTGGTGTTCGTGAACTCGAAGTCTCTGTCGTCCCTGAAGATCGACGACAAACCGGTGGACGACCCGTCACTCAAAGTGCTGGTGGCCAACAACAGCGACACGCTGAAGCTGCTGAAGATGAGCAGCTGCCCACACGTGTCTCCTGCAG GTATCCTGTGTGTGGCGGATCAGTGTCACGGTCTGCGCGAGCTAGCGCTCAACTACCACCTGCTGAGCGACGAGCTGCTGCTAGCGCTGTCGTCCGAGCGCCATGTTCACCTGGAGCACCTGCGCATCGACGTGGTGAGCGAGAACCCGGGCCAGCAGTTCCACTCCATCAAGAAGAGCAGCTGGGACGCCATGGTGCGCCACTCGCCCAAGTTCAACCTGGTCATGTACTTCTTCCTGTACGAGAACGAGTTCGGGCCGTTCTTCGGCGACGAGGTGCCCGTCACGCACCTGTACTTCGGCCGCTCCGTCAGTAAGGAGGTTCTGGGCCGCGTGGGGCTGACCTGTCCTCGGCTGGTGGAGCTGGTGGTGTGTGCGAACGGCCTGAGACCCCTGGACGAGGAGCTGATCCGGATCGCAGAGCGCTGCAGGCAGCTGTCGGCCATCGGCCTGGGCGAGTGTGAGGTGTCCTGCAGCGCCTTCGTGGAGTTCGTCAAGATGTGCGGCGGCCGGCTCACGCAGCTCTCCATCATGGAGGAGGTCCTGGTGCCAGACAGCAAGTACGGGCCGGACGACATCCACTGGGAGGTGTCCAAACACCTGGGCCGCGTCTGGTTCCCCGACATGATGCCCACCTGGTAG